In a genomic window of Lagopus muta isolate bLagMut1 chromosome 2, bLagMut1 primary, whole genome shotgun sequence:
- the LOC125689962 gene encoding solute carrier family 22 member 2-like produces the protein MPTLDDILEHIGEFDRFQKQTFFTLCLLSAAFTPVYVGVVFFGFTPEHRCFSPGVAELSQRCGWSLAEQLNHTVPEWGSHGAAYSSRCSRYEVDWNATGVSCTDPLGSLMGNRSSVPLGPCQDGWVYDYPGTSIVTEFNLVCEDSWKLDLFQSSVNAGFFIGSVNIGYIADRFGRKFCLLTTILANVVCGILLVFVPSYVWIVIFRFLQGLVSKGCWTAGYILVTEVVGPQYRRTVGILYQAAFSVGLLVFDAIAYAVPHWRWLQLTVTLPCCFLMLYYWCLPESPRWLISQGKTDKAKKIVNDIAKKNRKKMPSHFEDIKFEDEDSGKQSPSLIDLVRTPQMRKNTFILMYNWFTSSILYQGLIMHMGLMGGNIYLDFLYSALVEFPAAFIIIVTIDRIGRRYPWATANLVAGAACLATALIPEDLHWLKLIAACLGRMGITIAFEMVCFVNTELYPTYIRNLGVMVCSALCDVGGIAVPFIVYRLVEIWHELPLIVFTVLGLIAGGLVLFLPETKGRVLPETVEDVENFHRRITPKDKKIYLHVQASEVAHD, from the exons ATGCCAACTCTGGATGACATTTTAGAGCACATCGGAGAATTTGACAGGTTCCAGAAACAAACCTTCTTCACcctgtgtttgctttctgctgccttcaCTCCAGTCTATGTGGGGGTCGTCTTCTTCGGGTTCACCCCCGAGCACCGCTGCTTCAGCCCTGGCGTGGCGGAGCTGAGCCAGCGCTGTGGCTGGAGCCTGGCGGAGCAGCTGAACCACACCGTTCCCGagtggggcagccatggggccgCCTACAGCAGCCGCTGCAGCAGGTATGAGGTGGACTGGAACGCAACGGGTGTCAGCTGCACCGACCCCCTTGGCAGCCTCATGGGCAACCGGAGCTCTGTCCCACTTGGCCCCTGCCAAGATGGGTGGGTCTACGACTACCCTGGAACCTCCATAGTGACTGAG TTTAACCTGGTGTGTGAAGACTCCTGGAAGCTGGACCTCTTTCAGTCATCTGTGAATGCTGGGTTCTTTATTGGCTCTGTCAACATTGGCTACATAGCAGACAG GTTTGGCCGTAAGTTCTGCCTTTTAACCACAATTCTTGCAAATGTGGTCTGTGGGATCCTGCTGGTATTTGTGCCCAGCTATGTGTGGATTGTGATCTTTCGCTTCTTGCAAGGGCTGGTCAGCAAGGGCTGCTGGACTGCAGGCTACATCCTTG TGACGGAAGTTGTTGGCCCGCAGTACAGGAGGACGGTGGGGATCCTCTACCAGGCAGCCTTCTCAGTGGGGCTCCTGGTGTTCGATGCCATTGCATATGCAGTCCCTCACTGGCggtggctgcagctcactgTCACCTTACCCTGCTGCTTCTTAATGCTCTACTACTG GTGCCTTCCAGAGTCTCCCAGATGGCTGATATCTCAGGGAAAAACTGACAAAGCTAAGAAAATTGTCAATGATATAGCTAAAAAAAATCGGAAAAAGATGCCTTCCCATTTTGAG GATATTAAATTCGAAGATGAAGATAGTGGGAAGCAGAGTCCTTCACTCATTGACCTTGTCAGGACACCGCAGATGagaaaaaacacattcattttgatGTACAACTG GTTCACAAGCTCCATCCTCTACCAAGGGCTCATCATGCACATGGGACTAATGGGTGGGAACATTTACCTGGATTTTCTCTATTCTGCTCTCGTTGAGTTTCCAGCTGCCTTCATCATTATCGTCACTATTGATCGTATTGGCCGTCGCTACCCATGGGCTACAGCAAACCTGGTGGCTGGGGCTGCCTGCCTTGCCACAGCCCTGATCCCTGAGG ACCTACATTGGCTGAAATTAATTGCTGCTTGCCTTGGGCGAATGGGAATCACGATAGCTTTTGAAATGGTTTGCTTTGTAAACACTGAGTTATATCCAACGTACATCAG GAACCTTGGTGTGATGGTCTGCTCTGCCTTGTGTGATGTTGGTGGAATTGCTGTCCCGTTCATCGTCTACAGGCTGGTGGAAATCTGGCATGAGTTGCCACTGATAGTCTTCA CTGTTCTTGGTTTGATTGCGGGTGGATTGGTGTTGTTTCTGCCTGAAACTAAAGGAAGAGTTTTGCCTGAGACCGTTGAAGATGTTGAAAACTTTCACAG GCGAATCACTCCAAAGGACAAAAAGATCTATCTCCATGTCCAAGCATCAGAAGTAGCCCATGATTGA